TTCATTACGCCGGCCACGCCGGCGAGGAATCTTTATTATTTATCGATCAGGCCGCCAGTGGCCAGGGGCTTGCTTACCTGTTAAAACCCAGCGCCGACGCGGGGAACCTCCGGCTGGTGGTCCTCAACGGCTGCTCTACGGGCGCGCAGGTAGATGAACTGCTTAAAATAGGCGTCCCGGCGGTGATCGCCACTTCCGCCGCAGTGAACGACCGGTCGGCCCGGGCATTCGGGACGGAGTTTTTCAAATGCGTTTGCGTTAAAGGCATGAGCATCCGGCAGGCGTTCGAAACCGCTTTAGCCGCGGCGCAACTGGCATCCGCGGTGCCTCTCGGCGTGGACGCGCCGCCTTCCCGCGACCTCAACCTACCCGGCAAAACGCCGCGCGAACCATTCTGGGGGCTTTTCTTCAACACCGCTGCCGCGGTCGATCAAAACCCGATCCCCAGTGAAGCACCAGGGCCTTTACCCCCTTTCACCCCGAACGCCCAGCTCATCAAAACACTTTTCACCGCTCTCATCGCCGCAGGCAACGAACCGGCCATCAAACTCGAAAACTCCCTCAAAACAGAGATCATCGATAACGAAGAAAACGTCATCCAGATGACGATCTTCAGCGCCCTGCCCTTGCCCATCGCCAGCCAGCTCAATACGCTCTTCGCCCCCGGAAGTTCGGGTACGGAAGACCTGATACGGAAACCCGGCTTCGAAAGGCTGCAGCAACTGGGCCGCATTTTCCATATCGCGTCGGAATTCATGGGCATCATCATGATCTCACAACTGTGGGAACTGAAGATAAAAGAAAAGGTGAAAGACCTGCCCGATGACATGATGGAACTGCTGGATAACTACTTCAGCCTTTCCATCGACGCCCGTTCGGTATACGATTATTCATCCCTTATCCGCGCCATCCGCAAGTACATCGACACGCTGGACGACGTGGAATATTTCGTTACCGAGCTTTCCACGCTCCGCGATGATAACCCGCAGAACAAACCCTTCGGCGAAGCCTGCGAATTCCTGCATTTCATCCGATCCGTCACCTACACGCCCACCGGCAAACCGCGGCCGAAACGCGTCTCCGATACGGAGATCCCCGCCTTGTGCATCCGGGCGGAAGCGATGCTGTGCACGGTTTTCGAAAAGCTGGGATTCCTGCACCGCTATACGCTCACCAGCATCCAGAACATCTGCATCAACAAATACCGCCACGAAACCAGCACCACCTTCGATCACCAGGTGCTGAAACTGATGAATTCCAACGACTCCAAGGAAATGAATTTCTATCTCCTTGCCCAGCACCTCGACAACAGCGGCGTGGTGCTCACCAAACAACTGCCTTCCATCCACAATGCGGAAAGGCGCCAGTACAAAGGCGAGTCCCTGGAATTCCTGAACCTGTCGCCGCTGGTCGTCGATATCAATACTTTCGAAAGGTTCGCCGACCAATCAAGGATCGCGATTTTCGGGCAATACGAGCCCGCCACGGATTCGTACGTGTTCCGCTGGGTCAAGAATCCGGACGAAGCGCGGGATTACAAGCCCATTAACGTCAAGCGCAGCTTCGACCGCACCACGCGGGTGGAACAGGCCCGCCACGAAGCCATCTGCCAGCAACTCACCGCCTTCAAGCTGTTCACCCAGCAGGCATTAACCTCGACACCGTAATGACCAGCATCCTGCATAGTCCGTTTAAATTCCTGGACCCATACGACCGGAACGATTTCAACATTTTCTTTGGCCGGGAGGACGAAGTGGAAACGCTTTACCAGCATATCCATAAAAACAGGCTGGTGCTGGTGTACGGAACCAGCGGCACAGGCAAAACTAGCATTGTGCAGTGCGGCCTCATGAACAGGATGTACGATACCGACTGGTACCCGCTGTTCGTCCGCCGCGGCGACCATCTCGTGGATTC
Above is a genomic segment from Chitinophaga pollutisoli containing:
- a CDS encoding CHAT domain-containing protein yields the protein MKKIIIAFANHPQAPLQSVTEEDEGIYNTLNEALRGNYVVHRESFATVANINQAFSNYREDIAIFHYAGHAGEESLLFIDQAASGQGLAYLLKPSADAGNLRLVVLNGCSTGAQVDELLKIGVPAVIATSAAVNDRSARAFGTEFFKCVCVKGMSIRQAFETALAAAQLASAVPLGVDAPPSRDLNLPGKTPREPFWGLFFNTAAAVDQNPIPSEAPGPLPPFTPNAQLIKTLFTALIAAGNEPAIKLENSLKTEIIDNEENVIQMTIFSALPLPIASQLNTLFAPGSSGTEDLIRKPGFERLQQLGRIFHIASEFMGIIMISQLWELKIKEKVKDLPDDMMELLDNYFSLSIDARSVYDYSSLIRAIRKYIDTLDDVEYFVTELSTLRDDNPQNKPFGEACEFLHFIRSVTYTPTGKPRPKRVSDTEIPALCIRAEAMLCTVFEKLGFLHRYTLTSIQNICINKYRHETSTTFDHQVLKLMNSNDSKEMNFYLLAQHLDNSGVVLTKQLPSIHNAERRQYKGESLEFLNLSPLVVDINTFERFADQSRIAIFGQYEPATDSYVFRWVKNPDEARDYKPINVKRSFDRTTRVEQARHEAICQQLTAFKLFTQQALTSTP